Within the Serratia sp. UGAL515B_01 genome, the region ACTGGCGGCGTTCGTGATGAATTCTTGCCCACTCCGTCGGGTATGGCTCGGATTGTCTGCGGCCGATAATGGAAGAAAATAGGGTATGGGAAACAGAAAGATAGCCGCATTAATACTGCTGTGTACCTTCATTTTTACTGCGATGGCGCAGGTTGAAGGTGTTTCTTTTGAGCATAAGAATTGGGGACTGGCATGTGACAACACCTATACCTGCCGCGCCGCGGGCTACTCTGATGGAGATGATCCCAGCGGTTCCGTTCTGCTTACACGTATTGCCGGGCCTAGCACTGTCCCAACGGGGAAAGTGACCTTGGCTGATATGGAATCTGTTGATCCATCTCTGGTGGAAAAACTGACGCTATGGATTAACGATAAGCCGGCAGGTGTTGCCAAACCAGAAAAAAATAAAGTTTGGTGTTTAATAGAAAGCCAGACCCTGGCGTTGATCCACGCCGTTAACGGCAGTGGCAAAGTCGAATTCAAAGGCGGTCCGGTTCATTTTGTACTTTCTGGCTAAGGTGCGGCAGCTGTATTTCTAAAGATGGATGATGTCCAGGGGCGTATTGGGACTCCGGGTGCACTGGTTAAAGCAGGCAACGAAGCTGAAAGTGGCGTACCCGCAGCCATACCTACCCCCATAATTCAAGCGATTACGCTAATTAAAGAAGATGAACGTCCTCTGACACCCCCAGAAATTGCGATGCTGAAACCCAAGCTGTTAGCAACGTTGAAAGAGGATGGATGCGATCGTCTATTTTCCCCTCAGGATAAGGGGGACATCACACTGACCACTCTGGATAAAGACCAAAGACCATGTGCTTATCTCTGCGCTCTGTTGGCGGGCTGCCTACAACGAAGGTTATGCCTATCGGGTCATCGACAGAGCGCTGAAAGCTTCACCAGTATTGGTGACAGATTCCGCTTCCAGCTATGGCCAAGGGGTAATATTCATGAGTCAAAGAGGGCGAGGGATCGCTGATTACATGAGCTCGGCCAGTTGGGTATGGGATGGTGAGGCATTCCGTAAGAGTAGTGAATCGACCACCGGTATGTGCCGTTATGTTCACTTGGGTTGCACTTGGGATCTGCCGACTTTTGTCTCTGATATTAAATCTGGAAGGTAAAGCATCATGATCAAGTTGAAACCGCTCAGTTATTTTAAGACGGTGGTAGAACTTGGGTCGGTGTCTGCTGCCGCTGAACGGCTGTACATCGCCCAACCGCCGCTTAGCAAAGCCCTATCACAACTGGAAGAGGAGTGTGGCGTCAGGTTGTTTGAGCGCTCCAGCCGCGGTATGACACCGACCGAAGCCGGACATTACCTTTATCAGCGCGCTTGTACGTTGCTACAAATGACGGCCGAAGTGGAAGAGGAAATGCGCGCTTTTGGTGAAGGGCAGCGGGGTATGCTGCGCATCGGTACCGTATCTATGGGCATTCCAAGGGTTGGGCAGATGATGCAGGCGGTGCGCCAGTGTCTGCCAGAATTGAGCTTTTCACTGTATCAGGGGGATACCGGATATTTGGAAGAGCTTTTGGAGAAACAGCGTATCGATCTTGCATTGGTTCATTTGCCCCTCACCAGCAGCGAGGTGCCTAATAGAATGATACCTTTGGCCCATTCCAGCTTTCGTGCGCTGTGCCATCCGGGATCACCCTTAGCGCAATATTCTACGCTGAACCTGAAGCAATTGAGTCTTTATCCGTTGACGCTATTGCGGCGCAAATCGGGTTTTGGCGTGTATGAGCAGGTGCTGCAAAGCTTTGCTAAGCGGGGGCTCAAGTCGCAGGTATTTGCTGATGCCAGCGATATTCCAATGATGTGTTATCTGGCCCAGCAGAATATGGCAGTAGCCCTATTGCCAGTCTAACCCAATGATCAAATCTGTGAAGGAGTGGTGGCGATCCCGGTCCCCGAATTAGATGTTGTGGCGGACGATCTGGTGATGTTGTACCGCACGCGGCAGGAAAACCGGCCTGCGTTACGTGCGGTGATTGAATACCTGAAGCAGTCTAACGACGTTTCAGTTCAGGAATAGCCGGCATGATACTGAAATGTGCCATATCAGTCGGGGCAAATTTGAAGTTGGGATTGTACTTGGCTGGGTCGGTAATAAAATCTGGTTCGGTGCTTCTCCAGGTAAAGAAACAGGTTGGGCAGTGAAACACTGTCCATGCTCCTGCTACCTGCGAGTGGCTAAGAACTTCAGGCCCGGCAGAGGCGCAACGCGGGCACTGTTCAGGGTGCTGGTTCATCATTTTTTCCTTAATGACCTTTTTTCTTTGCTTTAATCAGGGTTTGCAATTTCCCCACCCATTGCTCTGTTGTTATCGGATCCCGTAGCTCCTGTGAAAAATGCCCGTGATCTTCCGGCGCTTTAGGCGTTGTGGCATCGATAATCACTTTACTGGTCATTCCTGCGGGTTGTGAAGCTGGGTCTAGCGGCAGGATCGACAGCCCTGGTATTTTGAGCAGGTCGTAATCCGGGTTGAACTTGGT harbors:
- a CDS encoding LysR family transcriptional regulator codes for the protein MIKLKPLSYFKTVVELGSVSAAAERLYIAQPPLSKALSQLEEECGVRLFERSSRGMTPTEAGHYLYQRACTLLQMTAEVEEEMRAFGEGQRGMLRIGTVSMGIPRVGQMMQAVRQCLPELSFSLYQGDTGYLEELLEKQRIDLALVHLPLTSSEVPNRMIPLAHSSFRALCHPGSPLAQYSTLNLKQLSLYPLTLLRRKSGFGVYEQVLQSFAKRGLKSQVFADASDIPMMCYLAQQNMAVALLPV
- a CDS encoding non-oxidative hydroxyarylic acid decarboxylases subunit D — encoded protein: MMNQHPEQCPRCASAGPEVLSHSQVAGAWTVFHCPTCFFTWRSTEPDFITDPAKYNPNFKFAPTDMAHFSIMPAIPELKRR